The Papaver somniferum cultivar HN1 chromosome 6, ASM357369v1, whole genome shotgun sequence genome segment TACCTTGTCCCAGAAAGAtatcaaacagtacataatttCAGCACTCTAAAAAAAGCGAACAAAAGTGTTTAAAATGATGCGCAAAACAGAATCTGCATTGTGACCAATAGAACTAATAAGGGAGAACTGAAAATCTAAAACTCATGGGTATGAAGGAATGACAGTGCACGTTGCCTTGTTGTGGTGAGTTTTCTTCTTACAGTTGGAACAACGGACGGACTTCCTAGCTTTCTCCCATGCATTCTTGATACGATTTCCCTTTGGCCTACCTGGTGGAACTCGTGGATGGGGTGGAAAAATAGTATCCTCTGGCAGATACTGCTCTGGCCTGTTGTAGTTGGGGATTGGTCTGATAGCAATTGAATACAGCTGCTGAAAATTTGTAACTTTGAAGTAGTCTTCGATATAATCTACGTATCGATCACCCTTGGCAGATATAGCTGTTGTAGCAtgagagcatggaaaaccataaacacgcCATCTTTGGCAGGTGCAAGTCTTGTTCAGCAGATCAACAGTGTGAgacctgcagatgcgtaaaaagcttttcagcacaaataacttaaaagcagtacatatatgcagcactgcaaacaaatacaaaaaaaaaaacatatgattCACTCCTACATGTATGCTATAGTACAGTAAAAGTTGTTTTATGGGATAAAGCTAACCTAGGCGAATGAATCTCATACTCATACGCAGATGACTGAGTAACATTCCAAACTCGaccaatttgaatatgttctttAAGTAACGCCTCGTAGGTAGGAGTGAGCTTCTCTGGGTCCATCAAAAGACTCATTTCGCGACGTTCATTCATCAACTCCATAACGCGTAACCTATGAATGGAACAAAAAGAACACCTGTAataaattttgaacaaaaaaaaaatgaaccaaaaacaaagaaaacaccaaaaaaaaaacacacacacaaaccTGATCATGTCAACGAGGGCGCAGGCAGGCAACCTCTTGTCTTTCCGAATCCAATTATTGAAGGACTCAGCAACGCTTGATGTAGTCTGACCAAATCTACAGCCAGTGAAGAACGCGCGGACCAATGTTCCCTAGGCATATTGCGGCAATACTCAGCAACCCCAGGCCTTCCCATTAACTCCATTTCCATTAGTGCTTCTTCATATCTTGCTGGTGTGAGAGCATAAGTTGCTTTTTTGAAACAAGCCATAACTTCTTTGTACTTCTCGTCCGATTTCCTGATTGGTAAGTTTCCTTGCAAGTGGTAGTAACAATAGCCATGATGGGAAGTAGGAAAGTGTTTAGGAATAGCCCTCAACAATCCTTCATGACGATCAGACATAAAGGTGATAGGACGGTCATCAACAATGTTGCTAAGATTGCACATAAACCAATCCCAATTGTCAACATCCTCTCCTGGGACCAATGCAAAGGCTAGCGGATaaaaacctgcaaaaaaaaaCAGTACATATATTATATACTGTCACTAAATATGTTGCTATATTCATAGACGTAACATATATTATGTACTGGAAAATAGACTAAGAATTTCCAGTACATAATAGACATATTGTACTCAAAAAAAGGTcttatgcttacatatatgaaTTAGTGTGTGTTAGACACAATAACTTTTCAGTACATAAATGGTATACTCAAAAAGTTCCAACGATTAAAAGCAGTGAATAACTTGTAAACAATAACAAttaaaacgtaacaaagagcacttGCCTTGATTCCCATTCAGACAAGTAGCAGCCATAAGGGTACCTCTAAATCTCCCGGTCAGAAAAgttgcatcaacaaaaatcattggtcGACAAAGTCTATAACCTTCAATACAAGCGCCTATTGCGATGAATAACCTTTCAAATGTCTGAGTTGCATCGTTAAACTGAAAATACGCATAAGAGCCAGGATTTGTTTctttcaatgaattcacccaccaaaccagatcagagtaagactttacatcattcccaaaaatttcatggtgtgaccgttccaaaccatgatatgcatggtgatatttgatattaacaccagcaccaacttttatataatcttcaatttcgcgaGGCTTGATAAGTGGGTTGTGCATCACACGATCATGAATAAGGTTGTGTACCAGCTTCTTCGATACTTTAGGACTTCTCAACTTCACACCAGCTCCACAAGTGTGCCTCCCAACATACTTTTTTATCCTAAAAACATCGCAAGTAGAATCAATAGCAACTGCATGGATCATCCAAGTGCATGGGACTTTACTGCATTTCATTGTGAACCTTTCACGATCATTCTTCACCTTTGTTACGCGATACCCAGTCTTCAAACAATACTTTTGATAGGCCAAACGaacatcatcaacaccaccacgaaAAAGCTTGTTAGGATCATCAAAAACATTCTCCCACCCATCGGACAGAAGAGGTttaacaatttcttttccatcagTTACATAACTATCTCTATCTGCCCTAATCAGTTCTGAATTGTTGTCGACGTTGATGAATGTAGAGGAACTACATCCACCAGCAGAAACAAAATCCACATGCAGCTCAAAAAACGCCGATTTCTTTGAAAAATGCAAGGCAACGAGACCATGAAGTTGAAAGTCAGCAATCACAGTCACTTTGacaccattctcaacataagtgatgataatctcagaagggttcaaggttctccagttttcacaaataagaaatttcaggtcatcaatactagacttaaaagtaaccaggtgagcaaaatgatgatgcttatagtaaatgtatgcatagcagtaggtatttggattggaacactctgcatcagacatgttttgaacctgcaaATGTGACAAAGATGTAACAGTATTAGAATACATTATTTCAcaacgtactgatgggtcaaactaaaaaaatgagagatctatgcaagaaacagaatctaagagcataaacaatgagtatgtcatatatgtactgctggataatacgatctgaaagtgagaaaaaaactgattttgaaagaaaagaaacagaaagataatcaaatccaaagctaaaataagctaaaaacttaacaatctaaccaaataactgaaataaatacgaacaagattcataaaaacaaacagaacacaccaatctccatgatccaaaattcaaatcttaaacatgattcaaaaactgtagcagaaacaatgagtatgtcatatatactgctggataatacgatctgaaagtgagaacaaaactgattttgaaaagaaaacagaaagataatcaaatcgaaagctaaaataagctaaaaacttaacaatctaaccaaataactgaataaatacgaacaagattcataaaaaaacaaacagaacacccatctccatgatccaaaattcaaatcttaaacatgattcaaaaactatagcagaaacaatgagtagtcatatatgtactgctggataatacgatctgaaagtgaaaacaaacctgattttgaaaagaaaacagaaagataatcaaatcgaaagctaaaataagctaaaaacttaacaatctaaccaaataactttataaatacgaacaagattcataaaaaacaaaacagaacacaaccaatctccatgaaactgtagcagaaagaagaaaattgaaaagattaagcaacatacCTGTTAAAATCACTAAAGAAATCTTCAAAAACCCTAGTCCAAAAGCGAGAAGAAGAAATAGAGCAGAAACCGGATGTGAAttcgctgtttttttttttagaaactttgaaaTAGGCTGCTTAAATATATGTAGGATTggaagggtaatttaggtatttgaaaatttcacatgatttgtcccgcacgtgtacaggacctgggattaaaaaattgggtccatttttatgttttctttttattatggaccactagttactgggctttagtgggtggacctgccactaactagtatcactataatagtacctattgatAATTCCTAGCTGTCACAAATCTAAACTGGACCCAGTTGAAATTGTCAGGCCCAATCCACCACCGGCTTCCAAATTCAAGCCAAATCCAACTCCGTTTGTTGCTCCAAAATCTCGGCCACCACATCTTTCTACTGACCATTCAAATCTCGACCTACACATCACCGGAAAAGTGTGCACTTCAACACTGGTTTCTTGGAAAGACAGACTAACCAGACTCGATCCATTAGCTCTTCTATCTTCTTGTCTGTCTAATGCAAATCAGTCCACCATTACAGTCGCTGTTCAATCATACACAACACCATTCTTTCCCTGCATTTCAGTTTACATCAGTGTTTCATCTGAATTCCCTGCCAAGAAGTTCTCGTCTTCGCTGCACCAGCTTCTTAATTAGTTTCTTCCCATACTCCATTGTTGTTTTAGCGGGTGTAGAGACGATCCCATTCTTCTTTGCTCCGTCGACTGCACAACTCAAATCAGTCTCCACCAGCACTTCTTCAACTCACAACTTGACATGAAGAGACTCAAGCACCACCACCAAAAATCTCCAGTACTCAGTCCAACTCTCCTCGGGTCACAACAGCAACTCGATATAAAGCAGCTCCATTTATGCCCTCGATCTATCAACGCCAAACAAGACCCCTGCAACAATGTTTCTCAGCTTCTTGTGTTTACGGTACCAACACCAAAATTCCGAGGCACCATTCCTTGTATCACCAGCTCTCGTGAATGTATTGCTAGCTTTAAAAATGATATTCTCTTGTTGATTCTTCTAACTCCACAGCAACCCCATCTTGACTGCTCCATTCTCGTCTGCTGTCATCCATGAAGAACAACCAACTCCAATACCTAGCTTTGCCTCCTTCAACATCGAAGTACACTACCAGAAAaccattgttgttgctgctaaCCATTTCTCTCAGTCATCTGCGATAGCTTAACACCGACTATCACCACACTTTCTTTTCCATTCTGTCCATCTGCTACAGAACCCATAGATCGATTGCATTTCCTTTTCTTATTATCGACTGCACAAATTCCGTCTTCGCTATTGCAATATGAATGAGCCACAGAAACCAAATGCAACCTCATCCAACACCTTTCTCCATCTTCTGTCCGTACACAGACCATAGCCTCATCGATCCATCCATAATTTCTCCATCTCGAGCTCAATATTCTTCCATTAGTTCTCACAGATAGCTACCGTACGAGACAGTTTCGGACAACATCTAATCTTCCTACTGCAATCGATCCATGCCATTAAGCTGCTTCAATGGAACA includes the following:
- the LOC113290754 gene encoding uncharacterized protein LOC113290754 gives rise to the protein MVSNSSTFINVDNNSELIRADRDSYVTDGKEIVKPLLSDGWENVFDDPNKLFRGGVDDVRLAYQKYCLKTGYRVTKVKNDRERIKKYVGRHTCGAGVKLRSPKVSKKLFNDATQTFERLFIAIGACIEGYRLCRPMIFVDATFLTGRFRGTLMAATCLNGNQGFYPLAFALVPGEDVDNWDWFMCNLSNIVDDRPITFMSDRHEGLLRAIPKHFPTSHHGYCYYHLQGNLPIRKSDEKYKEVMGTLVRAFFTGCRFGQTTSSVAESFNNWIRKDKRLPACALVDMIRLRVMELMNERREMSLLMDPEKLTPTYEALLKEHIQIGRVWNVTQSSAYEYEIHSPRSHTVDLLNKTCTCQRWRVYGFPCSHATTAISAKGDRYVDYIEDYFKVTNFQQLYSIAIRPIPNYNRPEQYLPEDTIFPPHPRVPPGRPKGNRIKNAWEKARKSVRCSNCKKKTHHNKATCTVIPSYP